Genomic window (Dyadobacter fanqingshengii):
CCCGTAAATGGCTGTGGCAGAGGCATCCTTCAACACTTCCATACTTTCAATATCATCCGGGTTAATGTCGCTTAATGAGCCTCTCACCTGCCCGTCCACCACGATGAGCGGGCTTCCGCTGCCGTCGAAGTTGGTTCCTCCTCGCAATGTAATGCTGGCCACCGATCCCGGGCGACCCGTTGACGTCGCTACGCGCACACCGGCAATCGTCCCGGCAAGCGCCTGAGCAGGATTGGAACGCATGCCCGTTTCCAACACTTTGGAATCCAGCTTGGCAATGGATGAGGTGATCTTGGCGCGACTGGCCGAACCGTAACCCGTTACAACAACTTCGTTGAGCGCCGACACATCCGGTTGCAGCACAATATCCAATGTTTCCGAAACGCCAACCGGCACTTCCTGGATCACGTAGCCAACCATTCTGAATTGGATTACATCACCGGCACCCGCCTGTATCGCATAGTCACCGTTGACAGATGTTTCTGCGGCGACATTTTTTCCTTTGAGTAACACGGTAACATTTGGAAGACCTTGCTTGTCGTCCCCGGATATCACCTTTCCGGTGAGCAACCTGGTCGACTGCGCCTGCAAACCCATCGCCAGGAGCATTCCAGCGAGGCTTAGCAACACTTTTAACCGCGTAATGTTCAATTTCATAAAGAGTTAAGTTTAAGAATATGTATTATGTATGACATAATAAAGGTAAAGCGATTAGGATGTTGATTGCAAGCATCTTGTGAAAATTATTTTTTATGATCTTAAATTGATAATAAAAAAACTGGTTGCAGTTTGAATGAAAACCGCCATTTTTGTCATACATAATACTTTAACCGTTTAATGAACGACATTTTTCAAAGCATCAAGAGCATCGATACAAGCTCGCTGGTGGACAAAGTAGAGAGTAACCTGATCGCACTATTTATCGAGAAGGATTTTAAAGTGGGCGACTCCATTCCGAAAGAACTGGAACTGGCACAATCGCTTGGGGTGAGCCGGACTGTCGTTCGGGAAGCTATGCTGCGGCTGCGGCTGATGGGTCTGGTGGAATCCAAAAAACATCGCGGGGCTGTGATCACGAGCCCGGACCTGGTTTCTATTCTTGAAAAAAGCATGAACCCGAAGATCCTGGATGATAATACATTGAAGGAAATTTTTGAAATGCGCCTGTCGCTTGAAATCGGGATGGCCGACTTCATTATGGAGCGGGTGACATCGGAAGACATTGCTGCTTTGAAGGTTTTGGTCGAAAACGAGCCGTCTTCCTCAGACCGGATGCTTTTCCAGATCGAGCATGAAATTGCGTTTCATGGCAAACTCTACGAGATTACCCGCAATGAGACAATGAAGAAATTTCAGCGGATGCTTTTGCCTGTGTTTGATTATGTGCACAAAAGCGGGCTGCTCCGCAAGTACTCGGCTAATGCAAACTTTGTTTCGCATAAAGGCCTTGTTGACATTATAGAAACCGGCAATTCGGAGCAGTTGAGGAATGCCATGCGCAGCCATCTGGAAAATCACTTTGCGCGACTTTTTGAGTAATACTTCGACAAATAATTGGCGCTAGCGACCGCTTCGTTCCTGACCCTGCACTTGTGTCCGCGTTTTTCTTATCGACCTGGCTTTACAAGGTTGCGAAAGAAACTTACCTGCTCACGGACAAGTTACTGATCTTCGGGGCGCCCGCAGTGGTCGCACTTGTTTGCATTGTGGCCATCGCCTACGCCGGCAATTATCAGCGGCATCAGCGTTTCGGTAATAAATACACTGCATTTGCATTGATTGTGATCTCGTCAGCAGTCGCGGTAGCCGCAACGTTCCTCCCCCAGCAACCAACCTCTGACCAGTTTTTCACAGAGGAGCAGTTCGAGAGTTATCGGAAATTGGGATATCATAGTTTGATGTGAGGTTAGTCAATCATCGCCTGTTTCAGATAAGGTGAAGCATAGGGCGATTTTATGACCTTCGACTTAAATTCGTCATTATTGATATGCGCAGCGCAACTGATTGGGTCTGTCAAGTTAATTACCGAATACAGACGGTAAAATTCCGGATCCGTTTGAAGGAGATCTACCAGTTCGGCCGTCAATGCTTCGACTGATGGCTTTACCGCTTCACTTCGGAACAACTTTCGGTTTTTAAAGAAAGCGCCTATTGTTTCACCAATGCCAAAAAGGCTGCTTTCTGCTTCTGGCGATGGTTGCAAATCGGCTGCATCCGGCACGCCAACCAGCAGCGCATCGAAAGCGCGGAGGATACCATTGCCATAATATTTCTGCCATTCGGTAAAAGTTTCACCCTTGGCAGCCGCGGTGTACAGCGCATTGCGAACGGCTTCCACTTTTTTCCATTGATGACCGGGTTTGTAATAACCCTTTTGTTCGAGCTCATCGCGGTGATATGCGATCCAGAGCGCCGCAGCCGAAGCGACCTGGGGTGTTGCCGAAGATGTTCCTCCCCCGCTTCGGAGAAATGGAATGGCTGTGGATGCCCACGGCGTGTTAGGCGTGTACGCGGCCAA
Coding sequences:
- a CDS encoding FadR/GntR family transcriptional regulator, yielding MNDIFQSIKSIDTSSLVDKVESNLIALFIEKDFKVGDSIPKELELAQSLGVSRTVVREAMLRLRLMGLVESKKHRGAVITSPDLVSILEKSMNPKILDDNTLKEIFEMRLSLEIGMADFIMERVTSEDIAALKVLVENEPSSSDRMLFQIEHEIAFHGKLYEITRNETMKKFQRMLLPVFDYVHKSGLLRKYSANANFVSHKGLVDIIETGNSEQLRNAMRSHLENHFARLFE